A genomic window from Corallincola holothuriorum includes:
- a CDS encoding phosphotransferase, protein MSPELIARDCLARVPQALLCGPQDSLSISPLNQGLGNTVFAISQGDKPPKQVLRLLNQNLALINRHNEVLVWQRCADIGIAPALLFWSHEHQFCVTDYVCQQTPFVLDIEALSRLLIRLHALPALPTTSYSYQHRVEYYWNNLTNKSHAQWNTVLKPYITQIPNIVSSIEQSKLPACVCHHDLTPENILIGNDGMQLIDFEYADQGHPLFDLASATDALDSCNSDLLWRHYAAQRGVSTSDRNEQLAWQSAQTLYTLLSLLWVLSEQVVHYRCEQRASTLNLLANRYMQRLSNNDFSL, encoded by the coding sequence GTGTCACCAGAGCTGATCGCCAGAGACTGCTTAGCGCGCGTTCCTCAAGCGCTTCTTTGTGGGCCACAGGATAGCTTATCCATAAGCCCACTCAATCAAGGCCTTGGCAATACGGTCTTTGCAATCAGCCAGGGGGATAAGCCGCCTAAACAAGTCCTACGCCTTCTTAATCAAAACTTGGCACTGATTAATCGCCACAATGAAGTTTTGGTCTGGCAACGATGCGCTGATATAGGTATCGCACCAGCACTCCTGTTCTGGAGTCATGAGCATCAATTCTGTGTCACAGACTATGTATGCCAACAAACGCCTTTCGTATTGGATATAGAGGCTCTGAGCCGCTTATTGATTCGTCTGCATGCTTTACCTGCGCTACCCACCACGTCATATTCATATCAGCACCGCGTTGAATACTACTGGAATAACCTGACTAACAAATCACATGCTCAGTGGAACACGGTGCTGAAGCCGTACATCACTCAAATACCAAACATCGTCAGTTCAATTGAACAGAGTAAACTGCCCGCGTGTGTTTGCCATCACGACTTAACACCTGAGAATATTTTGATCGGCAACGACGGAATGCAGTTAATCGATTTTGAGTATGCAGATCAAGGTCACCCACTGTTTGACCTTGCCAGCGCAACCGACGCGCTAGATAGCTGCAATAGTGACCTGTTATGGCGGCATTACGCAGCACAACGGGGCGTTAGTACAAGTGATCGGAACGAACAATTAGCGTGGCAGAGCGCACAAACGCTATACACGTTACTCAGTCTATTGTGGGTATTGTCGGAGCAAGTCGTTCATTATCGATGCGAGCAACGCGCATCAACACTGAACCTTCTTGCCAACCGCTATATGCAACGGCTCTCCAACAACGATTTTTCGTTATAA
- a CDS encoding DUF1289 domain-containing protein → MNNNPTPKQIVSPCIGNCKLIDNACIGCKRTLIQITNWRSMSSQQRDQIISELNEKRSLAPLRTSAP, encoded by the coding sequence ATGAACAACAACCCCACACCCAAGCAGATAGTTTCCCCTTGCATTGGCAACTGCAAGCTCATCGATAATGCGTGTATTGGCTGTAAGCGCACGTTAATTCAGATCACTAACTGGCGCTCGATGTCCTCACAACAACGGGATCAAATCATCAGTGAACTCAATGAAAAACGTTCGTTGGCACCGTTGCGGACTTCAGCACCCTAA
- a CDS encoding vWA domain-containing protein, with translation MRHIILLSIITGVFTTACSYYNETNNEETAGNAVEAEIQARQVAMEKRQQKSAAHSDMSIALVMPRPARQAPAEKNRENYQAYTSNPITKVLEQPVSTFSIDVDTSSYSNVRRILNQGALPNHHAVRVEEMVNYFSYDYPAPKSVEQPFTVSTEIAPSPWDNDRLLLQIGLKGYELSSNKALPPANLVFLVDVSGSMQSEAKLPLVKRSLRMLASQMRDVDTLSLVVYAGQAGTVLPPTAGDQKATIFQAIDQLEAGGSTNGEAGIMLAYQLAEDARVADGVNRIILCSDGDLNVGTTNIDALKQLVARKREDGISLTTLSFGHGNYNDELMEQIADVGNGNAAYIDTLLEAKKVLIDQMGGTLLTIAKDVKIQVEFNPSRVLEYRLIGYENRMLSNDEFNNDKVDAGDIGAGHTVTALYELTMVDAKQPSTDPLRYQNEHQPQPSKSEEIAFIKLRYKQPESKQSLLIERPVTADQIKNPAAVSNNFKLATAVAAFGQKLQGGKFIGDFDYDAILTLANPASETNATPLQSQFIELVELAKLNSESGV, from the coding sequence ATGCGCCACATTATCCTGCTTTCAATTATTACGGGTGTATTCACCACGGCATGTAGCTATTACAACGAAACCAATAACGAGGAAACGGCCGGCAACGCCGTGGAAGCGGAGATCCAGGCGCGACAAGTAGCGATGGAAAAACGGCAACAAAAGTCCGCCGCCCACAGTGATATGAGTATAGCCTTGGTCATGCCCCGTCCTGCTCGCCAAGCACCCGCAGAAAAAAATCGAGAAAACTATCAGGCATACACCTCAAATCCTATTACTAAGGTTCTCGAACAACCTGTTTCGACTTTCTCTATTGACGTCGACACCAGCAGCTATAGCAATGTGCGTCGTATCTTAAATCAGGGGGCCTTGCCTAATCATCACGCTGTTCGCGTAGAAGAGATGGTGAATTATTTTAGTTATGACTACCCGGCCCCGAAATCAGTAGAGCAACCCTTCACCGTCAGTACGGAAATAGCCCCTTCGCCTTGGGACAATGATCGTTTACTTCTCCAGATCGGTTTAAAAGGGTATGAGCTCAGTAGCAATAAGGCACTACCACCCGCCAACCTCGTTTTCCTGGTAGATGTCAGTGGCTCTATGCAAAGTGAAGCCAAGCTGCCTTTGGTCAAACGATCATTGCGAATGCTGGCATCGCAAATGCGAGACGTAGATACGCTGTCGCTCGTTGTCTATGCAGGTCAAGCTGGGACCGTTTTGCCACCCACCGCAGGCGATCAAAAAGCAACCATTTTTCAAGCGATTGACCAGCTTGAAGCGGGTGGTTCAACCAACGGCGAAGCTGGCATTATGTTGGCGTATCAATTGGCCGAAGATGCACGAGTAGCTGACGGTGTTAACCGCATCATATTGTGTAGTGATGGCGATCTTAATGTTGGCACCACCAATATTGATGCGCTAAAACAGCTGGTGGCTCGAAAGCGCGAGGACGGCATCAGTCTCACCACACTGAGCTTTGGCCATGGTAACTATAACGACGAATTGATGGAACAGATTGCTGATGTCGGTAACGGTAACGCTGCCTATATTGATACGCTGCTGGAAGCTAAGAAAGTGCTGATAGATCAGATGGGCGGTACTTTGCTAACGATCGCCAAGGACGTAAAGATCCAAGTAGAATTTAATCCCTCCCGCGTTCTTGAATATCGTCTGATTGGTTACGAGAATCGGATGCTATCAAATGATGAGTTTAATAATGACAAAGTAGATGCCGGTGATATTGGCGCAGGTCACACAGTGACGGCCCTGTACGAGCTCACCATGGTCGATGCAAAACAACCTTCCACAGACCCGTTACGTTACCAAAATGAGCATCAACCACAACCAAGCAAGAGTGAAGAAATTGCGTTTATTAAGTTGCGATATAAGCAGCCAGAAAGCAAACAGTCATTGCTGATTGAACGCCCCGTCACTGCCGACCAGATTAAGAATCCAGCCGCTGTTAGCAACAACTTTAAACTGGCAACCGCGGTCGCTGCGTTTGGACAAAAGTTACAAGGGGGGAAATTTATTGGTGATTTCGATTATGATGCCATTCTGACATTGGCTAATCCGGCCAGCGAGACAAACGCCACACCGCTTCAGAGCCAATTCATCGAATTAGTTGAGCTGGCGAAGCTTAATAGCGAATCAGGTGTATAA
- a CDS encoding Bcr/CflA family multidrug efflux MFS transporter: MWRSVLLLASIVALTPLAIDMYLPAMPSMARDFSTPLSTIQGSMSTFLIGFAIGQLIHGPLTDALGRRPIALLGLTIFSLSSFYLANVTTPNEFLWVRVLQALGGASGSVVINAIITDRYRGHEAIVVRSTIIMVMTLAPMLAPTLGGMLLHFFGWRSIFVFLGAWSLMVLLWSFFALKESNKHRHALNFGNIKNNYISVVKRPLLWPWLLGMALNSGAFFAFLTASPYVYIEVLKIDPQSFGFYFGANVVVMMLGAAFNSRLARLFGPRTVLRKAQHCQLAAISTLVICVSMDIVSLWLLVPLCAIFMGLNSFVFPNASSLLLERFSMNAGTTSALLGATQFAMGALFSIAVAQGHGDGAAPMVIAMFFGGLCAHILIGRGLKLLATGDVKQHA; the protein is encoded by the coding sequence ATGTGGCGGAGCGTTCTACTTCTTGCCTCTATCGTTGCACTGACTCCCCTTGCTATCGATATGTATTTGCCAGCGATGCCAAGTATGGCGCGCGATTTCTCTACGCCGTTAAGCACCATCCAGGGTTCAATGAGTACGTTTTTGATCGGCTTTGCCATCGGCCAGCTGATTCACGGTCCGTTAACTGATGCATTGGGCCGGCGTCCCATCGCCCTGCTCGGTTTAACGATCTTTTCGTTGTCCAGTTTTTATCTCGCTAACGTTACTACGCCTAACGAATTCCTTTGGGTCAGAGTGTTACAAGCACTCGGCGGCGCATCCGGCTCCGTGGTCATCAACGCGATCATCACTGATCGCTATCGTGGACATGAAGCGATCGTAGTGCGTTCAACCATTATTATGGTGATGACGTTAGCGCCAATGTTAGCGCCGACATTAGGCGGCATGCTGCTGCACTTTTTCGGCTGGCGGAGTATTTTTGTATTCTTAGGTGCTTGGTCATTAATGGTGCTGCTATGGAGCTTTTTTGCGCTCAAAGAATCAAACAAACATAGACATGCGCTTAACTTTGGCAACATAAAGAACAACTACATCAGCGTAGTAAAACGGCCATTATTGTGGCCTTGGTTGCTTGGTATGGCGCTCAATAGTGGCGCTTTCTTTGCCTTTCTAACGGCTTCGCCTTATGTCTACATTGAAGTATTAAAGATCGATCCACAGAGTTTTGGTTTTTACTTTGGGGCTAACGTGGTGGTGATGATGTTAGGAGCCGCGTTTAATAGCCGTTTAGCACGACTATTTGGCCCAAGAACCGTGCTACGTAAGGCGCAACACTGTCAGTTGGCAGCTATTTCAACATTAGTTATATGTGTCTCCATGGACATCGTCTCCCTTTGGCTCCTTGTCCCTTTATGCGCAATATTTATGGGGTTAAATAGTTTTGTATTTCCCAACGCCAGTAGCCTGTTACTAGAGAGGTTTAGCATGAACGCTGGTACGACATCTGCGCTGCTTGGTGCCACTCAATTCGCTATGGGCGCGCTATTTAGTATCGCTGTTGCCCAAGGCCATGGCGACGGTGCAGCGCCAATGGTCATAGCCATGTTCTTCGGTGGTTTATGCGCCCATATACTGATTGGGCGAGGATTGAAATTACTCGCAACCGGTGATGTAAAACAACACGCTTAG
- a CDS encoding OmpA family protein, whose translation MRSVITSTILISVLALSGCQTTRQNAMTGEEETNSTTKGALLGCAGGALLGAMIKDKKAAAIGCVAGGATGGAIGYQLDEQEAALRKELVNSGVQVQREDDRIRLIMRDQIAFETGKSSLSPAIYNPLNSVAKVLGEFDDTELVISGHTDSTGSDAINDRLSNERAMAVLVYMRGVGVESQKMHAQGYGKRMPMCSNDTQDGRACNRRVELELIPASKS comes from the coding sequence ATGCGTTCAGTTATAACCTCTACAATTTTGATATCTGTATTAGCGCTCTCTGGCTGTCAGACAACACGGCAAAACGCCATGACAGGGGAAGAAGAAACTAACTCAACCACGAAAGGCGCGCTTTTAGGTTGTGCTGGCGGTGCACTGCTTGGTGCCATGATTAAAGATAAAAAAGCCGCGGCGATCGGTTGTGTGGCCGGGGGAGCAACAGGTGGCGCCATCGGTTATCAACTAGACGAACAGGAGGCGGCACTGCGCAAGGAGTTGGTAAATAGTGGTGTTCAGGTGCAGCGAGAAGATGACCGCATACGCTTAATTATGCGTGATCAAATCGCATTTGAAACAGGTAAATCCAGCCTGAGTCCAGCCATTTACAACCCGCTCAATAGCGTAGCTAAGGTACTCGGTGAGTTCGATGACACCGAACTGGTTATCAGTGGCCACACTGATAGCACAGGCTCAGATGCAATAAATGATCGGTTATCCAATGAACGCGCTATGGCTGTTCTGGTATATATGCGTGGTGTTGGTGTAGAGAGCCAGAAAATGCACGCTCAAGGCTACGGTAAGCGTATGCCAATGTGTAGCAACGACACGCAAGATGGTCGCGCATGTAACCGCAGAGTTGAATTGGAATTAATCCCCGCTTCAAAGAGCTAA
- a CDS encoding tRNA-uridine aminocarboxypropyltransferase, which translates to MPKQPEEKRQRCLVCHYPRKTCVCAWVSRTKNKTQVYVLQHPSEVNKAKGTVRLLQLALSNIKVVVGESESDFTSLRDEIVKQAAQGTSVAVLFPTDSSISVEHWVATVALRRPQAIIVLDGTWRKALKLYHHNPWLAQFRSIVLSSASESQYTIRKAPKPEQLSTLEAVACTLERLEEFNTQPLYRVFEAMITQQMKMMPAEVKGRYRCR; encoded by the coding sequence ATGCCCAAGCAACCTGAAGAGAAACGACAGCGCTGTTTGGTGTGCCACTATCCGCGCAAGACCTGCGTTTGTGCTTGGGTATCTCGAACGAAAAACAAAACGCAGGTCTACGTTTTGCAGCACCCGAGTGAGGTTAATAAGGCAAAAGGCACTGTACGACTGCTGCAACTGGCGCTTAGCAATATCAAAGTGGTGGTTGGCGAATCGGAAAGCGATTTCACCTCACTACGAGATGAAATAGTTAAACAGGCGGCCCAAGGAACAAGCGTCGCGGTTTTGTTTCCCACTGACAGCTCAATCTCAGTAGAACATTGGGTCGCCACTGTTGCTCTGCGCCGGCCACAAGCTATCATCGTACTCGATGGAACTTGGCGTAAAGCGCTGAAACTTTACCATCACAACCCTTGGCTAGCCCAATTTAGAAGTATTGTTCTAAGCAGCGCCAGTGAGTCACAATACACCATAAGAAAAGCTCCTAAACCGGAACAGCTGTCGACACTCGAGGCCGTAGCTTGCACGCTTGAACGCTTAGAAGAGTTCAATACGCAGCCGCTCTATCGGGTATTCGAAGCAATGATTACTCAGCAGATGAAGATGATGCCCGCCGAAGTGAAAGGAAGGTACCGATGCCGCTAG
- a CDS encoding glutathione S-transferase family protein gives MIDLYQFPPSLGVPNASSLCLKLETFLKIAGLDYRNHYGADLRNAPKSKMPYVVMNGKVLGDSELIIEHLLANEAKQVDAWLTQEQKAISKSFSRLCNEHLYWVLVYSRWQDDTGWAHIKQEFFKPLPGIIRPLVATVLRRKIKRDLWGQGLSRHSAKEIWQIADKDLQALSFYLADKSYMMGEQPCSVDASVFGVLANVCLSKPSTPLTQLSHNYPNLNQYCDRMMARFYE, from the coding sequence ATGATTGATCTATACCAGTTTCCTCCCTCTTTGGGCGTGCCTAATGCGAGTTCATTGTGCCTTAAGCTTGAGACCTTTTTAAAGATTGCAGGACTAGATTACCGCAACCATTACGGGGCCGATCTGCGCAACGCGCCCAAAAGCAAAATGCCCTACGTTGTTATGAACGGTAAGGTACTAGGCGATTCAGAACTTATCATTGAACATTTGCTAGCTAACGAGGCAAAGCAAGTTGACGCGTGGCTAACTCAAGAGCAAAAGGCGATCTCTAAGAGCTTCTCCCGTTTATGTAATGAGCACCTTTACTGGGTGCTGGTCTATAGCCGCTGGCAGGACGATACCGGATGGGCACACATAAAGCAGGAGTTCTTTAAACCACTTCCTGGAATTATCCGTCCATTAGTAGCTACTGTACTCCGCAGGAAGATAAAGCGTGACCTTTGGGGTCAAGGGTTGTCTAGGCACTCAGCAAAAGAGATATGGCAGATTGCTGATAAGGATTTACAAGCATTGTCTTTCTACCTAGCAGATAAGTCCTATATGATGGGCGAGCAACCCTGCAGTGTTGATGCCAGCGTATTTGGCGTACTCGCCAACGTATGTCTCTCTAAGCCATCTACCCCCCTCACACAACTGAGCCATAACTATCCAAACTTAAACCAATATTGCGATAGGATGATGGCGCGTTTCTACGAGTAG
- a CDS encoding SulP family inorganic anion transporter, with translation MLSKLFASLTQNPRADLLSGLTVALALIPEAVAFAFVAGVHPLVGLYAAFMVGLITACIGGRPGMISGATGALAVVMVALVAEATRRYGADAGVQYLFASVVLMGFIQITAGALKLGKFIRMVPTPVMLGFVNGLAIVIFLAQLPQLQSFTPEGKWGWLSGDWLSGMQLVLMLGAVGITMAITHFLPRFTKAIPSALVAIVTVSVVVLMFDLDTKRVGDLASIAGELPSFALPQVPLNWETLQLILPYSIIFAAIGLIESLLTVTVIDDMTDTRGKGNKECVAQGVANVVTGSFGGMGGCAMIGQSMINVSSGGRGRLSGIAAALFLLGFILWGAPLIEQIPIAALVGVMFMVVIATFEWSSFRILSKVPRHDAFVLILVSGVTVVTDLAIAVVVGVIVAALVFAWEHAKHIGVRDSIDKDGWKIYKLDGPLFFGSVSDFKELFDPKNDPDDVVIEFKRARVCDHSGLEAIDSIAEKYLAEGKRLHLRHLSAECRMLLSKAGNLVEVNVIEDPSYHVAADKLD, from the coding sequence ATGTTATCCAAGTTATTTGCATCTTTAACGCAAAATCCACGGGCGGATTTGCTCTCAGGTTTGACAGTGGCTTTGGCCCTGATCCCTGAAGCAGTCGCGTTCGCCTTTGTTGCTGGTGTGCACCCGCTGGTGGGATTGTATGCAGCATTTATGGTCGGTTTGATCACGGCTTGTATTGGTGGTCGCCCGGGTATGATCTCAGGGGCAACCGGGGCTTTGGCTGTTGTGATGGTTGCGCTAGTGGCCGAAGCTACTCGGCGCTATGGTGCGGATGCAGGTGTGCAATACCTCTTCGCGTCAGTGGTTTTGATGGGCTTTATTCAGATCACAGCTGGGGCGTTAAAACTGGGCAAGTTCATTCGTATGGTGCCGACACCTGTAATGCTTGGTTTCGTTAACGGTCTGGCTATTGTCATCTTCCTTGCTCAACTGCCACAATTGCAGTCATTCACGCCGGAAGGGAAGTGGGGCTGGTTATCTGGTGACTGGCTAAGTGGGATGCAACTTGTCCTCATGTTGGGAGCCGTGGGTATTACAATGGCGATCACCCACTTTCTACCCCGATTCACTAAAGCGATTCCATCTGCTCTGGTAGCGATTGTGACTGTTAGTGTGGTTGTTTTGATGTTTGATTTAGACACCAAGCGCGTGGGTGACCTCGCTAGTATCGCTGGTGAACTACCAAGTTTTGCGTTGCCCCAGGTGCCGTTGAACTGGGAAACGCTGCAGTTAATCTTACCTTATTCAATTATCTTCGCTGCAATTGGTTTGATCGAGTCATTGCTGACCGTGACTGTGATTGACGATATGACAGATACCCGCGGTAAAGGTAATAAAGAGTGTGTCGCACAGGGTGTGGCTAACGTCGTGACGGGTAGTTTTGGTGGCATGGGTGGCTGTGCCATGATCGGGCAAAGTATGATCAATGTCAGCTCAGGTGGTCGGGGTCGTTTATCTGGTATCGCCGCAGCCTTATTCTTGCTTGGCTTCATTTTGTGGGGCGCACCGCTGATCGAACAGATCCCCATCGCCGCGCTGGTCGGTGTGATGTTTATGGTGGTAATCGCAACATTTGAATGGTCTAGTTTCCGTATTTTGAGCAAGGTGCCGAGGCATGACGCATTTGTGCTGATCCTGGTATCTGGTGTAACTGTGGTGACAGATCTGGCGATCGCCGTTGTTGTCGGTGTTATCGTCGCTGCGTTAGTTTTTGCCTGGGAGCACGCTAAACATATCGGTGTCAGGGATTCCATCGATAAAGATGGCTGGAAGATCTATAAGCTGGATGGACCGCTATTTTTTGGTTCAGTCAGTGATTTTAAAGAGTTGTTCGATCCGAAAAACGATCCTGATGATGTCGTTATTGAGTTTAAACGGGCGAGGGTATGTGATCACTCTGGCTTGGAAGCGATTGACTCGATCGCCGAAAAATACTTAGCAGAAGGTAAACGTTTGCACCTGCGCCATTTAAGTGCTGAATGTCGAATGTTGTTGAGCAAAGCGGGTAACCTAGTTGAAGTGAATGTGATTGAAGATCCGTCATATCATGTTGCTGCTGACAAGTTAGACTAA
- a CDS encoding sigma-70 family RNA polymerase sigma factor, with amino-acid sequence MTEMVTDEQLMQRFAKGDSTAFNRLFSRYKQRLYGFLRQQLPGALADELCQETWESVIRHSASYQPTAKFQTYLFTIGRRKVIDHWRTQKPSESLDDNLLYTTGPEVRLASEQTASALMTQVAALPFVQKEAFLLKESGMSVQEVADITGVGYETAKSRLKLAFRKLRSTLEAQYAEA; translated from the coding sequence ATGACCGAGATGGTCACCGATGAACAGTTGATGCAGCGTTTCGCCAAAGGTGATTCGACCGCGTTTAATCGACTGTTCAGTCGTTATAAACAGCGTCTATACGGCTTTCTAAGGCAACAACTGCCGGGCGCGTTAGCAGATGAACTATGCCAAGAAACATGGGAATCTGTTATTCGGCACTCTGCAAGTTATCAACCAACAGCAAAGTTTCAAACCTACTTGTTCACCATAGGTCGTCGTAAAGTGATCGACCACTGGCGGACACAGAAGCCCAGCGAATCGCTGGATGATAATTTGCTATACACCACTGGGCCCGAAGTGCGGCTAGCTAGTGAACAAACCGCCAGCGCCTTGATGACGCAAGTTGCCGCACTGCCTTTCGTTCAAAAAGAAGCATTTTTGCTCAAAGAATCAGGCATGAGTGTACAGGAAGTCGCGGATATTACCGGTGTGGGTTATGAAACAGCAAAAAGCAGACTAAAACTGGCATTTAGAAAACTTCGTTCAACACTGGAGGCCCAATATGCAGAGGCCTGA
- a CDS encoding MGMT family protein → MPEASDTLNQRIWQVVSAIPVGTVASYGDVAKRAGLPGYARYVGRVLRNLPPSSTLPWHRVIKADGRLAFMSGSESERRQIACLTKEGVLVRRGRVDMKRYAWHQ, encoded by the coding sequence ATGCCTGAAGCAAGTGATACATTGAATCAACGAATTTGGCAGGTCGTGTCAGCAATTCCCGTTGGTACGGTCGCTAGTTATGGTGATGTAGCAAAGCGCGCTGGCTTGCCTGGCTATGCGCGATATGTAGGTAGAGTACTGCGTAATTTGCCACCGTCTTCAACTTTGCCCTGGCATAGGGTTATTAAAGCCGATGGGCGGTTAGCCTTTATGTCGGGCTCAGAGTCTGAACGTCGTCAGATAGCCTGCTTGACAAAGGAGGGGGTGCTGGTGAGGCGAGGGCGCGTCGATATGAAGCGATATGCTTGGCACCAATAG
- the gltS gene encoding sodium/glutamate symporter: MELTFIDGVLSLDSYLTVTIGIVVLFIGRRLNSAIGFLKEFSIPEPVTGGLLISILIGIVYGLFGVEVQFDLQARDVLLIYFFTTIGINASLKDLLKGGLPLVILLGLTVSYMVIQNLTGIGVAAAFGLEGAVGMLSGSVSLIGGHGTAIAWAPRISEEFGISNAMEIGIASATFGLILASLMGGPIAKYLINRHDLKPAQQAPIDVGVVDEKAGGQNITAFGFLDAVLAIHISAILGMFLNEGVASLGLQLPLFVTCLFAGILITNLLPDSFPRISGTKWPSRTPEVALIADLALGTFLAMSLMSMQLWSLIDLAGPMFTILAAQFVMAILINIFVIFPAMGKNYDAAVVCSGFGGISLGSTPTAMANMSAVSQRYGTSHLAFIIVPLVCAFFIDLVNALMIPFFLANF; the protein is encoded by the coding sequence ATGGAATTAACGTTTATCGACGGTGTACTAAGTTTAGATTCATACCTTACTGTAACAATCGGGATTGTGGTTCTGTTTATTGGTCGACGGCTGAACAGTGCGATCGGGTTTCTCAAAGAGTTTAGTATTCCAGAGCCTGTTACCGGCGGACTACTTATTTCTATCCTTATTGGTATTGTTTATGGGCTATTTGGTGTGGAAGTACAGTTTGATCTGCAGGCCAGAGATGTACTGCTGATCTATTTCTTTACCACCATAGGTATTAACGCCAGCCTGAAAGACCTGCTTAAAGGCGGTTTGCCCTTGGTTATTCTGCTGGGGCTGACCGTTAGCTATATGGTCATTCAGAACCTAACGGGGATAGGTGTCGCTGCAGCTTTTGGGCTTGAAGGCGCTGTGGGTATGCTCAGTGGTTCGGTCTCGCTGATTGGTGGGCATGGTACTGCGATCGCATGGGCTCCTCGCATCAGTGAAGAGTTTGGTATTTCGAATGCCATGGAGATCGGTATTGCCAGTGCCACTTTTGGTTTGATATTGGCCAGTCTGATGGGCGGTCCAATTGCCAAGTACCTTATTAATCGACATGATCTTAAGCCAGCGCAGCAAGCGCCGATAGATGTTGGTGTTGTTGATGAAAAAGCGGGCGGACAAAACATTACCGCGTTTGGTTTCCTTGATGCCGTGCTTGCTATTCATATTAGCGCCATTTTAGGTATGTTCTTGAACGAAGGTGTTGCTTCACTTGGCTTGCAATTACCTCTGTTTGTGACCTGTCTGTTCGCCGGTATATTAATCACTAACTTGTTACCCGATTCTTTTCCTCGCATCAGCGGCACCAAGTGGCCCTCAAGAACACCTGAAGTCGCATTAATCGCTGATCTGGCATTGGGTACCTTTTTAGCAATGTCTTTGATGAGCATGCAGTTATGGAGCTTAATCGATCTTGCTGGCCCTATGTTTACCATCCTCGCTGCGCAATTTGTCATGGCAATATTGATTAACATCTTTGTTATTTTTCCTGCCATGGGTAAAAACTATGACGCCGCGGTTGTGTGCTCCGGTTTTGGTGGTATCTCCCTAGGCTCCACCCCCACAGCCATGGCGAATATGTCTGCGGTCTCACAGCGTTATGGTACATCCCATTTGGCGTTTATTATTGTGCCTTTGGTTTGTGCATTCTTTATTGATTTGGTGAATGCACTGATGATCCCATTCTTTTTGGCAAACTTTTAG
- a CDS encoding SAM-dependent methyltransferase produces MLRGKLVITGFGIQLGRHLTRRVESELDKADVVLAMMDDFSLTWLKGKYPALIDLSLLYGKDGQKDRRQTYREMELAILEPLRAGKNVCAIFYGHPGVFADVPHAAIKQAREEGYEAIMEPAISADACLYADLGLDPGMSGLQSYEATQFLVYQRPLDPSALVVLWQIGVVGDLTCTQFHTYSDRVQALVTKLLRWYEPEHEVILYEAAVLPIEGHREERLPLSELPNASFKTITTLVIPPKLEWLADHEALASLGVTEDALL; encoded by the coding sequence TTGCTTAGAGGTAAATTGGTGATCACTGGGTTTGGGATACAGTTAGGTCGTCATTTGACTCGACGCGTCGAGTCGGAACTTGATAAAGCAGATGTTGTGTTGGCGATGATGGATGATTTTTCGTTGACCTGGTTAAAAGGCAAGTATCCGGCGTTGATAGACCTTTCGCTGTTGTATGGCAAAGATGGACAGAAAGATCGCAGGCAAACCTATCGGGAAATGGAACTCGCTATACTGGAGCCTTTACGAGCAGGAAAGAATGTATGCGCTATCTTTTATGGTCACCCGGGGGTTTTCGCTGATGTGCCTCACGCCGCTATTAAGCAGGCGAGGGAAGAGGGCTATGAAGCGATTATGGAACCCGCGATCTCTGCAGACGCCTGCTTGTATGCTGATCTAGGTTTAGATCCTGGCATGAGTGGTTTGCAGTCCTATGAGGCGACACAATTCTTAGTTTATCAGCGACCGTTAGATCCGTCGGCTTTGGTGGTGCTTTGGCAAATTGGTGTGGTCGGCGATCTGACGTGCACTCAGTTTCACACTTATAGCGATCGTGTACAGGCACTCGTGACCAAGTTGTTGCGTTGGTATGAACCAGAACATGAAGTGATCCTTTATGAAGCGGCAGTTCTACCCATTGAGGGGCATCGCGAAGAAAGGTTGCCTTTATCTGAATTACCCAATGCCAGTTTTAAAACTATTACTACCTTAGTGATCCCGCCTAAACTCGAGTGGCTAGCGGATCATGAAGCATTAGCATCGCTTGGCGTGACTGAAGATGCCCTGTTGTAA